The segment TGCCATGGTTATTGATGAGGAATAATCATCAAAtagaatagcttgaagtttttcttaatggtttaattgataggataaataattaactgagagacttcatttatttctcattcaatcatttatcttatcgtagctaccatgcattaacactccctcttagctaggtaagataaatgagagtagtgtatcaagcatcacaattttaaatgatagttagcattctttacaCATTATAACTTTCtaggaaatcatatcacctaatcacatgatatgacatatcacctaaacacgtgatacaaaagaccatcactctggaaagaggttttgTCAGAATATCTACAGTTTGATCTCTCATACAAACATATTCGAATTGGATTTCATTCTTGTCTACCATATcttgcacatagtggtatggaatctcaatatgcttggatctgtcatgaaacactggatttattgaaatttttatgcagctctggttgttaGAGTttataacagtgggtttcataggttctccaaacaaccccacaagcaacttcctaagccatactgcctctcgggcagccatagaagctacAATATATTCTGCCttggtggagctttgagctacaaaagattgcttcctgctgatccaagatatcatagctgaacctaaactgaagcaacaccctgaagtggtTTTCCCTTTAGTCACACTTCCagtccaatctgaatctgtaaatccatgtaggtctatatcaaatttctcatatttgagaccaaggtttagggtaccttgtaggtatctcatagtGTGTTTTACTGCTACCCGTGTATCTCCTTCGgatcacacataaactgacttagagcattaactgcataacaaatatctagtcttgtatttaccaagtacatcagggacccaatcatctgtctgtattgagtaggatcagtgggttgtgactctgctgctgcttctttaagtttatgtaaattggtttccataggagaggtcatgggtctacaattTAACATTTCGAAtatcttcaaaatatccaaggtatactttccttggtttagtataatgttgtcagaattctgccatacttccaatcctaggaaataATGAatgagtcccaagtccttcatatcaaattctttggatagatctttcttgcattgatctataaggtgattaTTTCCTGAGATTAATaattcatcaacatataaaatcaatattagcatatcacctttatttcttttgtagtagagattaggatatGCATCTTTTTTGGAGAAGCCTAgtcttgagagataggtgtcaattctttcataccaagtcCTGGGAGCCTATTTAAGCtatctacacacatgagactctgcatcatgaatttcaaacccttcaggttgctctaggtagacttcttttgagatctcaacatttagaaaagttgtcttaacatccatctggtgtaccttccacccctttgttgttgcaatggctaatacaactcttactgatgtatacttggaaataggtgcaaaggtttcttcataatctattccttccctttgtgatcaccctctagctacaaatctggccttttgtttttcaatactaccgtctgcagcatgtttgatcttgaaaatccatttagatgaaaccacagatttcttagttggcctaggaacaatctcccaaacataaATTTTttataatggactgatactcttcagacatggcatccttccatacttgatgttcaagtgcatctgatacattgtttggtttgtctttagagagatcattcataagggcaacatagctagtgaatttattaggtcttttgctttccctgaaggttcctaaaggagcaacaaacttctgagcttcttctatagTCTTGGTGgtccatagtggtcttttcttgaggttttctctaggtggactttgagtttcacttatagtttcctcaggattctccctctgaagcttgggagtaggatctctatctaagctagggttggggatatagacttcagggtctagagagctttgggctcttttgaaggctaagtcttcttcaaagatcacatccctacttagttcaatattcttttgactaggTATATATAtcttgtaggccttggaggttttactatatcctacaaagattcccctttttccagagtgctctaattttaatcttttctccttaggtatatgaatatagacagggcatccaaaaatcctaaggtggctaatatccagttttgatttagtaaagacttcctcaggggttttgtcttcaagatgagagtgaggacatctgttttgaatatatacagcagtgctagttgcttTTGCCCAAAGATtaatatttagattctgatcaagaatcatagctttggcagcttcaacgattgtcctattttttctttctactatcccattttgttgagggttgtaaggtattgttaactccctcttaatccctgaatttttacaaaactctttaaataattatgatgtgtattcccccccattatcagttcttagggttttaattttgtttcctgagtagttctctgttagtgatttgaattctttaaacctattaaggatctcttcttattctttacattttagaaagtagatccaggttttcctagagtagtcatcaacaaatattaccaTTGATTTGTCATGATAAAAGTCTAGGAGCATGCTCTACTAAAAAGAAGTGTCTTGTCATATCATATGCAAATGATGGTACTATGGTCTACCTATCTCAAGAGTTCAATATAAGAATTGATATATTAAAAGAAATGCATGGGCTTCTATTGTTATATTTTGCTTAAGGTATGGTTCTTTTGGTTCCCATTATTAAATTGGTCTAGGATATTAATACCACAAACTACAATCTTTGGAGAGGTAAAACCATAAATCATCTTGATTATGTTTGTCCAATTATAATGACTCAAATTTTTAGTGGGCTATGGAATCTTATTAATGTTTGTATAGGTTGTGTTGTTACTTGATATACCCTTTTTGGTGATTACATGTAGTATGAAATGCTTGTCTCATTTTCACAATTGACTTTGGAATGAGATAAGGATGAACCCATAATGTAGTATGGGATGCACTTGTTTTCTTTTTCATGTTCTCATCTTATTATAAGGGCTTAGGTTTTAGTTAAATGGGTTATGAGATGACACTTACAACAAAGACAAATCTGTTTTTTGGTCAAAAGATCACTAAGTGTGCATGTGGGGTATGCATGAGCTAGTCACTATGTGTACGTGTGATCTATGTTTGAGCTTATCATTGCATGTGCATGTAATTCACATATGCAATGGACATTATTGGGATTTATACTCCTACTTGTTATTGACTTGGTATATACTAATGTCTATCTAGGATACATGACATCATAGTATTATATATAGATTGAATTGGAAGCATAAGCTCAATTAATGATAGTGATTTAAAAGACAAGACAATAATCTTATTCTAGTTTTTCTATTAATCATAAGATAAGTTTTTCTATTTTAGCCCATGAACTACAAGCATCTAATTTTCATAAAAGGAAACATAGATAAGATCACACAAATGCATGCTTAAGAAATAGATATAGGTCTAAAGGTTGATATTGATATGTGAACTTACCCTATTTAGTTCAGATTGTATAAGTGTAGCACAAAGTTCTTTTTATTGCAattatttgcaatatcatagttATTTGATCATAATGTAATCTCCAGACAAATATTTATAGTCAATTGTAAAGTGGCCCATGGTAAAAGAAAAAGGTTTAATTGTATCTCAAAAGTATTTGATTATAATGTACCACTTCAAAGTGTAATTATATTTCTCAATAAAATCTCAAAAGAATTTAAGTCTAATAAAAAGCAAGCTCACAcatacaaattatattttttgttcatTATTGTTAGAAGTACTCAACAAATGATTGCCAACAGGTGCAACTATTGCTTTGGAAAATATCTACTCACCcaaatttaaaaattcatttcTACAAATATGATATATGTTGGTTTCTTTGAGTCAATATCTCtaatagatattttaaatataCTGGCATTCTATAAGTTACATATAGAATATCCCATCACAAAATTTATATTCAATATTATAtaactaaaataaaaaattcttatatCAAACTacacaaaataatttattttttacatcCATAGATAAATAGATATGAAATTATGTCCAAAGCTATGCATATTGGTATATAAATATTGCACTTTGAATTCAATTTAAATACTCGAAAATAAGTAAATATATAATACATTTTATATTAACAGTGATACATTTTACAATGAGAGGCTCTACCAATAATGTAACAGGCATGGAAGAAATTGTGTGATATGAGATTTAAATCTCAGGATTGTTACAAGTGATAATGCCACAACAAATTAAATGTGCTTCATATCCTCCCCAGCATACAGAGGTCTACAAGTACAATAGATTGCAGGTTATACATATTCTATATAAAATAATTCAGTTCATTCTTTTGTCTTGAGCCTCCTTCACCGTAAAGCTCGTTCCATCGATGTAGCTCAGTCATACTTGTTGAGTCTGAAGAAACACTAGCACATACCTGCAAAAAACTGAGCCTATAAGGATACTTTTTTATGATGGGGGCATGGCTTCAATAATTAAACTGGTTTGTTCAGCAAAAATCTCTCTACTCTTTGAAACCTTACCTGTTTATGGGCATATTGCATGTCATCCATATTTAAAGGACGAACATCAGCACTTCCACTCAAAGATGGCAGCTCCTTCCCCTCTGCTATTGCTCGTGATTTTTCCTGATAAAGTTTTCAATGGTGATAACATAATAAAATATGTGAAAAAACAAAATAATGACATGGGATTCTAACCACTAAGCTAAGAGGGAAAAAATCGCATTTCATTATATAATCAAACACGCTAATTTGAATGCAACAATTCACCAAATGCGTAAAGCACTCTCCTCTAGACCAGATCAAATCAAAGGGAAATTTTGAACACAATGAACAGTAACGCTTTAGATAATTAGCTGTTAAATTTCAAAACAACCAGCAAGCATAACCTCTGTCCCTTAATAATAATTAATCCATCCAACAAAAGAgaaataccttcttttctttttccaaaacTTCCCGGATTGGACAGAATGCAGCTGTAATACATAAGTTCTACAACACAACCCATTGACATTAGAAGACCAGTAAAATTTGAACATATGCTTAAAAAAAAAAGCTAAAACGAGAACCCACCTTAAGGTCAGATCCAGAATATCCCTCAGTCATATTGGCAattgcatcaaaatcaaaatctgggGTCAATTCTTCTTTGGCAAGCATAACCTGCAAGATTTTAGCTCTGTTTGATGCATCTGGCAAGTTTACAAATAACCTGTCCAGTAATGTAAAATTTGAAAATACTATTAATGTCCACAAATATTCAGAAAGGATAATAGgactaaaaatatatattgaaattgaaaatgaaaatcacatTAGTTGCGAAAAAATATGTAGCATGAGTATTTCTACCAAAAGAATATGTTATACGATAAAGAATATTAGAGAAAATCAAATGCTCACCTCCTTGGCATTCTTCGAATGACAGCGTCATCAAGATCAAAAGGCCTATTAGTGGCGGCAAGAACTAATACTCTCTCTTTTTCTTTAGTGAGCAATCCATCCCAGTTTGTCATAAACTCATTCTTCATACTACGTGAAGCCTCATGCTCTCCAGAACTGTCCCTTCTTCCCAACAGACTATCAACCTGCCAGGGGATCCGTAGTAAGAACTTCTAATGCAAACTGAAAATATTGAATggaagagtagacaaaaaatagtTTCAGCTCACCTCGTCAATAAAGATCACACATGGGGAAATTTTACTTGCTAAGGAGAAAATAGCTCTAATTGACTTCTCATTTTCCCCAAACATCTGCAACGATAAAGTGATGATCTACATCAACTAAAATTCAAAATACCCATAGTTAAAAAGAAATCAACTATTTTTGATCATATTAAACTATACCATTGATGTAATGCTTGACATCGAAATATTTAGAAAATTTGCGCCAGCTTCTGTTGCAACAGCTTTAGCAAGCATTGTTTTTCCGGTTCCTGGAGGACCAAAGAGCAGGACACCTTTACAGGGCTGCAACGAAACATGACATGAATTTTTGAATCGTATTAAAAGTTATAGCATTAGTTAAGAATGACATTTAGCTAATGTCAATGATTTTCAAATCGTAATGACATCCCATTAGATGAGCAAAATTAGTTGTAATCTCGACACTTGATACATATTTTAAAAACGTAAGGATTCATCGAATTTAGTAAATAAATTTAGTTTTTAAAATTATGTGTAATGTGGTTCATCGTATTTTTTAACTTGATAGAAGGAGAATTGAAGCCAACCTTTGTTAGTTGTCCTTTACAAAAAAGCTCAGGCCTTTGTAATGGAAGCATGACTAGCTCTTTAAGTGTATCCTTCACATTTTCCAAAGCTCCAACATCTTCAAAGGTCACCCCAATTTCACTTGGTGGAATTACATTGTCAAGAAGCTTCTTTTCATGGCGGTTCTCTGTAGCAACATTCTGAAAAAGTACATTGCATTTTATATTACAATATTGTAAAGTATATCACTATTTTATAATAGAAGCATAGCATTGCACTCAAATTTAAACTTCACCTTATGTGTCTTCTTTGAGCTCtcattctttttattttcttccagTATGCTCAACCCATGCCCAACACTAAAATAACATGATGATATCAAGAAACTTTGGTAATAATTCCTTACATTGTAATTTGTATTATCAATGAAAATTACCTTCCTCTATTCAATATTAGTGAGAACAAACACAATATGTTTACCTTTCACTAGAGATAATTAGTTTTCCATCCTTAGTGATGGGCTCAAATTCATTCATAAGATGGTGGCTCAAAGCCCATCCAACAATATTCTCTGCACCTGAAAAGacaaattaatattattattcataTGATTATGAATCTATGAGTCACATTTGAATGTTGCAAAATTTAAGAAAGATAAAACATTTGCTCAGGTGTTTGAATGTGATTTGTATACTTTCCATGTTCAATAGTTGGTATGGGGATCATCACTAAAAATTTTAGTTGTTATTTTGGAGTTTTTAAATTTTGAATCATATTTTGAAAAACTCATATTTAACtttttcatgatttatgcaatATGTAAAATTTATGGGCTTTAGACCTGCAGTCTGAATTGCATCTACAAACAGTACAAGTGCTTATGATTGTTAATGAGAGATTAGCAAACATAGATTTACAAACACCTGTGCAAGCACTACATCAAAAATATGTTTATGGAATTTGTATCATGGTAAGATTGTCAAGATGTCAAATGCTTCATCTATTCGATAAATAACTTTAACCATCACACGAATAAAATTTATGACAACATGTCATGTAACTATGATCATAGATACcatattaaatacaaaataaacattgatcaACGTATGACATATGAATCAAAATAAGTAGAAAACCTTGAGAAACAAACATCTCGAACTTACATTTGTTTGTAAGTTTTTGGTCCTTTATGCAAATTATGTCTATCCCATCACAATCCAGGTTATTAAGAGAAAGCACCTACAAAAGCAACAATAAAACATTAAAGAAAAGGTACAATAATTTCTTTCTATTCATAATACATTTTATTAACAAACATTTGACTACATTGTTAATAATGAATGCCTCAACCTCAAATACCTTGtacattgaaaaagaaagagaaacataCCTATTTGAAAAAGTAAAATAATCTACGCATACTTTCTATAAGATATTTCAAATCTAACAAAAATGTCAACCATGGGATCTAAAACAGAAGCTCACAGTTTTAATATGTTGTAGATTCTTCTTCACTTTAAGCATTTCAACATCTCGTTCTAACTGAAGTTTCCAATTAGCAAGAAGGGCTTCATCCTGTATTTATTAAAGAAAACTATCAACCATAACTTCTaagatatttaaataatataagtGTCTAATATGTTTTAACACTTTTCAATACCTGAGGCATCTCCACCATCACTTTGTTTGGAAAAAGATCCAAAAGTTGCTTCTCTGGGTCCTCTTTAAATTTTCTCCCACACTGTAGcattcaaaaataaaattacatactcaattattaaattaattgaagGCATCTGTTTAATCAAACATGTCCTAAAGAAATTTGCAGCAACAAGTGAGTAATAAACAAAAAGAAACAGCCTAATCCTTTCAAAACAATTTTATGGAGaaatgaaattaaattttaaagaCTGAAAGGTAAAATGTATTAATGACTGAAATTAAAAAACTCCCCAGTATAGGTTGTCCTTTTTTTCATTTATGTAAAACATTTTTAAATTGGCAAATTAAAGCTCGTAGATCACTTGTTCACCAATTGATCCAAATATACTTACTGGTAATTCAAAAACGTCTTCAAATTCATTAATTTCAATTAAGGGTAGTAGATCCCTGGGAGCTGCCTGTTGCATAAAAACCACTAATACTCAATGTACatcaaaataagaagaaaaatcaaGCAACCATGTCTAaacaatataaatatatgtaagaacTATATTACCTTTTCCTTTCTTTTATCAACCTTTATGTATGATCCAATAACGATAATACTTTCGGGCATTTTTTTAAGTTTTCTTTGTAAGGCAGTGTAGATGCATGGGTTGTCTATGAATGATGTCTCAACATCTTTCATGAAAAGTATAAGAGGACTATTCTTACTCTCACTAGTCACAACCTGGAAAAGAGTTATAGATCAATTAAGAAAATTTAAATAGGATAATTCCAGAATTCAATTTCAGTGAATATAATAGAAATTTAGACTACCTCGAAAAATgaaatttaaataagataattcGAGAATTGAATTTCAGTGAATATAATAGAAGTTTAGACTACCTCAAAAAGTGCATTTAGGAGTAGCTTGTCCATGTTTTCTTCAATAGTGTGATCTAAGAGAAGGTCGCttgctgccaaaaggacaaaaAACCACATTCAATGAGCACACGTTTAAAATACGTCCTTATTTGGAACTTAATATCGCATTTGATGCCAAAGTATTACCGCTACAGAAAAACCCGTGATCTTGTTCGCAGAGACCCCCGAGGTCAAGACCCCCTTGAATTGCCTTATCAAAACGTACTCCAAATTTAGATGAACCATTCTCGTCCAAAGACAAAAGTACTTCCCCTCGATCACCATGAGATGGACCcctgaaaacattgagaaacaaGATGTAAGCTAAGTGCAGAGGGAATACTACCAAAAATTCACAGGTGATGGTCCCATAAATAGTTAGAAACTAGCACATGCCAAACACAGAGAAAATCAATTTCTAAACTTCATGCCATTCTCTTCGATAAGACAGATCAGAGTTGAACATAATGAGTATAGCACCAGCTTTAACTTAACCAATAGAAAGTATTCATAATGAGCATGCCAAATAATGCTATCATGGTATAACTGCACTTGATGGATTAGAATGTTGACAATTGGAGTGTAGAAATATTTGTAAAACATACCTCAAAGGAACTTCAGATGGCAGATTATCTGACTTTTGGGATTTAATAATGAATTTCACTCGATCACCTGAAGAAAATGTAgtcaagaaaaacccaaaaatgtcCTTTGGTACTCAAAAAGGCATGCTTATAAAATGATTTAGTTGTAATAACTGAGTTGAACTTTTGATCAAGCCTAGAAACTACCTCTCTTGATGGA is part of the Cryptomeria japonica chromosome 10, Sugi_1.0, whole genome shotgun sequence genome and harbors:
- the LOC131034879 gene encoding uncharacterized protein LOC131034879, with amino-acid sequence MKEVTVKGPWAKLLSQDSQNPDVDLCDQSFMIGRSKSCNLCIDDSSISGVLCMLKHKVQQNGAEVLVLGSSGFVVLNGMCLKNKDVVSIGGGDELVFSSSLNQHTYIFQLLGNEDISAPVLPTSVGKTVDQVVTGEAEENIAGAAAGISEALAAMFGPMQGPLADSLSPLPFPLPFPFGQVFPNHKTRHPCCDDSEECDQGSNAYESQTACNMSDESASDTEVIELETGVSPMLSMLKRSRKRHEKGYIHNEIDGKSPIQVCEERKESVIGIDPSEAHGKCQTLKEQLRKGIVDGRETHVSFDDFPYYLSKKTKSLLIASTFTHLKRNEFAQFTRKLPNVSPKILMSGPQGSEIYQETLVKALANHFDAKLLIFDSSSILTTSSMKDGEQKCPSLRSKLGSFQVKAWHLQGTASNLHTSNEYSIKRGDRVKFIIKSQKSDNLPSEVPLRGPSHGDRGEVLLSLDENGSSKFGVRFDKAIQGGLDLGGLCEQDHGFFCSASDLLLDHTIEENMDKLLLNALFEVVTSESKNSPLILFMKDVETSFIDNPCIYTALQRKLKKMPESIIVIGSYIKVDKRKEKAAPRDLLPLIEINEFEDVFELPCGRKFKEDPEKQLLDLFPNKVMVEMPQDEALLANWKLQLERDVEMLKVKKNLQHIKTVLSLNNLDCDGIDIICIKDQKLTNKCAENIVGWALSHHLMNEFEPITKDGKLIISSESVGHGLSILEENKKNESSKKTHKNVATENRHEKKLLDNVIPPSEIGVTFEDVGALENVKDTLKELVMLPLQRPELFCKGQLTKPCKGVLLFGPPGTGKTMLAKAVATEAGANFLNISMSSITSMMFGENEKSIRAIFSLASKISPCVIFIDEVDSLLGRRDSSGEHEASRSMKNEFMTNWDGLLTKEKERVLVLAATNRPFDLDDAVIRRMPRRLFVNLPDASNRAKILQVMLAKEELTPDFDFDAIANMTEGYSGSDLKNLCITAAFCPIREVLEKEKKEKSRAIAEGKELPSLSGSADVRPLNMDDMQYAHKQVCASVSSDSTSMTELHRWNELYGEGGSRQKNELNYFI